A section of the Accipiter gentilis unplaced genomic scaffold, bAccGen1.1, whole genome shotgun sequence genome encodes:
- the LOC126037510 gene encoding protein PET100 homolog, mitochondrial → MGVKLEILRMLVYLSFPVGIFWVSNQASYFQRHVVERKREIFPPDDPDRRRAMAELKQRLREGKGTRD, encoded by the exons ATGGGGGTGAAGCTGGAGATCCtacgg ATGCTGGTCTACCTGTCCTTCCCCGTCGGCATCTTCTGGGTCTCCAACCAGGCCAGTTACTTCCAGCGGCACGTGGTGGAGCGCAAG AGGGAGATTTTTCCTCCGGACGATCCTGACCGG cgaCGGGCGATGGCAGAGCTGAAGCAACGGCtgcgggaggggaaggggacaCGGGActga